One region of Streptomyces leeuwenhoekii genomic DNA includes:
- a CDS encoding IS701 family transposase, producing MFPTVSHSVTHDHDHDALIAELGSEVFASLRRADQRRTAKEYLRGMLSVSGRKNARNLATSVGNRAAEQRFHHFIADSCWDWQPVREALTGFLERIAPPRAWVVRPLVLTKTGDCSVGVERRYVPEAGQTLNAQFGWGLWQVADGFEVPVNWYLDLPDGWLSDPVRRERSRIPDGYVPPASAEGGAVSLVSQTVGRLPSRLRPVLSDARHAALPALVRGFRAARVPVLLRIGSSVPVLLADRALRGFSHRPVPAGKLLATAGCRVRTVLRPGGRGSVAALRVRLPGLVGTTNAAGSACGPQGGRGGLTLVGVWSGTGPSPEHLWLTDTVVPAHALLEASGLPEPHAAAMARAAEAGLRDYGGRSFQGWHRHMTMVSVALAARAVAAGPADRAAPAPACGGDRLMAA from the coding sequence CACCCATGACCACGACCACGACGCCCTGATCGCCGAGCTCGGCTCGGAGGTGTTCGCGTCGCTCCGCAGGGCCGACCAGCGCAGAACCGCCAAGGAGTACCTGCGCGGCATGCTGAGCGTCAGCGGCCGCAAGAACGCCCGCAACCTCGCCACCTCCGTCGGGAACCGGGCGGCGGAGCAGAGGTTCCATCACTTCATCGCCGACTCCTGCTGGGACTGGCAACCCGTGCGCGAGGCGCTGACCGGCTTCCTCGAACGCATCGCGCCTCCCCGGGCCTGGGTGGTGCGCCCGCTCGTCCTGACCAAGACCGGGGACTGCTCGGTCGGCGTGGAGCGCAGGTACGTGCCGGAGGCGGGGCAGACCCTGAACGCGCAGTTCGGATGGGGGCTGTGGCAGGTGGCCGACGGATTCGAGGTACCGGTGAACTGGTACCTGGACCTGCCGGACGGCTGGCTGAGCGACCCGGTCCGCCGGGAGCGTTCGCGCATACCCGACGGCTATGTGCCCCCCGCGTCGGCCGAGGGCGGAGCGGTGAGCCTGGTGAGCCAGACCGTGGGACGGCTCCCCTCACGGCTGCGCCCGGTGCTCTCGGACGCCCGCCACGCCGCTCTGCCGGCGCTGGTGCGCGGGTTCCGCGCGGCACGGGTCCCCGTGCTGCTGCGGATCGGCTCCTCCGTGCCGGTGCTGCTCGCCGACCGGGCGCTGCGGGGCTTCAGCCACCGTCCGGTGCCGGCCGGCAAGCTGCTGGCCACGGCGGGGTGCCGGGTCAGGACGGTGCTGCGTCCCGGCGGGCGGGGCTCGGTGGCCGCGCTGCGGGTGCGGCTGCCCGGCCTCGTCGGCACCACCAACGCCGCCGGCTCCGCCTGTGGTCCGCAGGGGGGACGGGGTGGGCTGACCCTGGTCGGTGTGTGGTCCGGCACCGGTCCCTCGCCGGAGCACCTGTGGCTCACCGACACGGTGGTTCCGGCGCACGCGCTGCTGGAGGCGAGCGGGCTGCCCGAGCCGCACGCCGCCGCGATGGCGCGGGCCGCCGAGGCGGGGTTGCGGGACTACGGCGGCCGCTCCTTCCAGGGGTGGCACCGGCACATGACGATGGTGTCGGTGGCCCTGGCCGCCCGTGCCGTGGCCGCCGGCCCCGCCGACCGGGCCGCC